A genomic window from Solanum stenotomum isolate F172 chromosome 10, ASM1918654v1, whole genome shotgun sequence includes:
- the LOC125841222 gene encoding proline-rich receptor-like protein kinase PERK8, whose amino-acid sequence MKHSMKTKCLFLVLCVAIFCLANSQDTNTMPPASLLCISECNTCPVICSTPPPSPIKLKPPPSPSTSILLQTPPPPPPLFAPLRPSPPSSHSPSPPSSSQKEPKSPPPSYMIYTGAPPPPHTSNCPPNIINIPSTQVPPVQKNYTYPYYYYFASEATSIPLFHGSIVLGFWVVFHLICW is encoded by the coding sequence atgaaacattcCATGAAAACAAAATGCTTATTTTTGGTCCTTTGTGTTGCAATATTTTGTCTAGCAAATTCTCAAGATACTAACACAATGCCACCAGCAAGTTTACTCTGCATAAGTGAATGTAATACATGTCCTGTTATTTGTTCTACTCCACCACCTTCCCCTATCAAACTCAAGCCACCACCTTCACCATCAACATCAATACTACTACaaacaccaccaccaccaccaccactcTTCGCTCCACTACGCCCCTCACCACCATCCTCCCATTCACCATCACCACCGTCCTCGTCTCAGAAAGAACCTAAATCTCCTCCACCATCTTACATGATATACACTGGtgctcctcctcctcctcataCTTCTAATTGTCCTCCTAATATTATCAATATACCATCAACTCAGGTACCACCAGTACAGAAGAATTACACTTATCCTTACTACTATTATTTTGCTTCAGAGGCAACTTCTATTCCACTTTTTCATGGCTCCATTGTTTTGGGATTTTGGGTGGTTTTCCATTTAATTTGTTGGTGA
- the LOC125841207 gene encoding transcription factor ABORTED MICROSPORES, which translates to MEFMHLMERLRPIMGLKSWDYCVLWKLSEDQRFLEWICCCCGGAEKNMHSCEQEIFFPDSSTSTCRDVMFQHPTTTACDLLAQVPPSLALDCGVYAQTLLSNQAKWMNFVSFSESNISNEIMGTRALIPSPLGLLELFSTQQLAEDEKVIEFVSAQCNIYLEQQAMMNSTFSNGVQENTSKPFATEGEGDDHIKDPQNHYQQIVSLAATSDHLSYDFPLKRKQLDTCSMNFLPPFSTYSTPEVDNNTGGNMLFNQSTSDATHFSENRYMSEMDAYLQKQMMRSSSTQAGIDDESVKHDNGRSNSGSDSDQNEEEDDPKYRRRNGKGPQSKNLMAERKRRKKLNERLYALRALVPKISKLDRASILGDAIEYVIELEKQVKDLQLELEEHSDDDGGGRNPDQIHPVVLSHNRTKNRPKSENGKLTNGSHREISTNSNGSTDPSRKNQEVEENDKLQQMEPQVEVAQLDGNEFFVKVFREHKAGGFVRTLEALNSLGLEVTNVNATRHTCLVSSIFKVEKRDNEMVQADHVRDTLLELTRNPSRGWSEMGRASSDTNNNNNNANGTTDYHQHQHHDHHLDNNNQHKQTNSHHFHRHHHH; encoded by the exons ATGGAATTCATGCATCTAATGGAGAGGCTTAGGCCTATTATGGGCTTAAAAAGCTGGGATTACTGTGTTTTATGGAAGTTGAGTGAAGATCAAAG GTTTCTTGAATGGATTTGTTGCTGCTGTGGTGGAGCTGAGAAAAATATGCATAGCTGTGAGCAAGAGATATTTTTTCCTGATTCTTCTACTTCAACTTGTAGAGATGTTATGTTTCAGCATCCAACAACAACTGCTTGTGATTTACTGGCTCAGGTCCCGCCTTCTCTGGCGCTAGACTGCGG AGTTTATGCACAGACCTTACTATCTAATCAAGCAAAATGGATGAACTTTGTATCTTTCTCGGAATCAAATATCTCTAAT GAAATAATGGGAACCAGAGCTTTGATTCCATCTCCTCTTGGATTGCTCGAGTTGTTCAGTACGCAACAA CTAGCAGAAGATGAGAAAGTCATAGAATTTGTCTCAGCTCAATGCAATATCTACTTGGAGCAGCAAGCTATGATGAATTCAACTTTCTCAAATGGAGTTCAAGAGAACACATCAAAGCCTTTCGCAACAGAAGGAGAAGGAGACGATCATATAAAAGATCCCCAAAATCATTACCAACAGATAGTCTCCCTTGCAGCTACATCAGATCACTTGTCATATGATTTCCCACTTAAACGAAAACAATTGGATACTTGTTCGATGAACTTCCTTCCTCCATTCAGTACTTACAGCACACCAGAAGTCGATAACAACACAGGAGGAAACATGTTGTTTAATCAGAGCACAAGTGATGCGACACATTTCTCGGAGAATAGGTACATGAGTGAGATGGATGCTTATTTACAGAAGCAAATGATGAGAAGTAGTAGTACTCAAGCTGGAATTGATGATGAATCTGTCAAGCATGATAACGGAAGATCCAATTCGGGATCTGATAGTGATCAAAATGAGGAAGAAGATGATCCTAAGTATAGAAGGAGAAATGGAAAAGGTCCTCAATCCAAGAACCTTATGGCtgaaaggaaaagaaggaagaaaCTAAATGAAAGGCTCTATGCTCTTAGAGCTTTGGTTCCCAAAATTTCCAAG TTGGATAGAGCATCTATCCTTGGAGATGCTATTGAATATGTGATTGAATTGGAAAAGCAAGTGAAAGATCTGCAGCTTGAACTTGAAGAACATTCAGATGACGACGGTGGAGGAAGGAATCCGGACCAGATTCACCCGGTCGTTTTAAGCCATAATAGAACTAAAAACAGGCCTAAATCAGAAAATGGAAAACTTACAAATGGAAGCCATAGAGAAATATCAACTAATTCTAATGGCAGCACTGACCCTTCCAGAAAAAATCAAGAGGTAGAAGAGAATGACAAATTGCAGCAAATGGAG CCACAAGTGGAAGTTGCACAATTAGATGGGAATGAATTCTTTGTGAAGGTGTTTCGTGAGCACAAGGCTGGTGGATTTGTGAGGACTTTGGAGGCTTTGAACTCATTGGGCTTGGAGGTTACCAATGTTAATGCAACTAGGCATACTTGTTTGGTATCAAGTATCTTCAAAGTTGAA AAAAGGGATAATGAAATGGTTCAAGCTGATCATGTGAGGGACACCTTGCTAGAGCTGACAAGAAACCCTAGTAGAGGTTGGTCTGAAATGGGTAGAGCATCATCagatactaataataataataataatgcaaatGGCACTACAGATtatcatcaacatcaacatcatgATCATCACCTAGACAATAATAATCAACACAAGCAAACCAATTCTCATCACTTTCACAGACACCACCATCACTaa
- the LOC125841209 gene encoding uncharacterized protein LOC125841209 has product MEENKQAASQKIQIYPTSTGEISPFWRDKYEKDAKKYWDIFYKRHQDKFFKDRHYLDKEWGQYFSGTDEKVILEVGCGAGNTIFPLLATIPNIFVHACDFSPRAVNLVKSHKDFDDARVNAFVCDPTVDDLIQHISPSSVDVVTMIFVLSAVSPEKMPLMLQNIRKVLKKDGCVLFRDYATGDLAQERLTSKEQKISDNFYVRGDGTRAFYFSDEFLINLFNENGFDAEEHFLCFKQVENRSRELVMNRRWVQAVFRVGSGISGGKTESKVKFLGKDNDKPEIPKIILEDSANETEVDISEGMALEMFGISSPKEEILDVISKDYSFKIKVLSKEYQHTCKSTGLMLWESARLMASVLAANQTIVSGRSVLELGCGCAGICSMVAARSANLVVATDGDTKTLDLLNQNLALNLHVPTLASLITKKLEWGNRDDVESIKTLNDRGFDVIIGTDVTYIAEAIAPLFATAKELIRPSRGDEEDSTPALILCHVFRRVDEPSILSAASEFGFKLVDRWPNALTSTSTSQNIIQSWFSDGSLETCIPTTALNIQYFHKL; this is encoded by the exons ATGGAGGAAAATAAGCAGGCAGCATCACAAAAGATACAGATATACCCCACCTCCACTGGTGAAATATCTCCTTTCTGGAGAGACAAGTACGAAAAAGATGCAAAGAAGTACTGGGATATCTTTTACAAGCGCCATCAAGATAAA ttctTTAAAGACAGGCATTATCTGGACAAGGAATGGGGTCAATACTTCTCT GGGACTGACGAGAAAGTCATTCTTGAG GTCGGGTGCGGGGCTGGAAATACCATCTTTCCTTTGCTTGCTACAATACCAAACATATTCGTCCATGCCTGCGATTTTTCACCTCGAGCTGTGAACTTAGTTAAG TCGCACAAGGATTTTGATGATGCTCGGGTGAATGCATTTGTCTGTGATCCAACAGTGGATGACCTGATCCAGCATATTTCTCCTTCATCAGTGGATGTTGTTACCATG ATATTTGTTCTATCTGCAGTATCCCCTGAGAAGATGCCTCTGATGTTACAAAACATCAGAAAAGTTCTGAAG AAAGATGGCTGTGTCTTATTTCGGGACTATGCAACTGGTGACCTTGCTCAG GAAAGGCTTACCTCCAAGGAACAAAAAATCAGTGATAACTTCTATGTCCGGGGTGATGGGACT AGGGCTTTCTACTTTTCTGATGAGTTTTTAATAAATCTCTTCAATGAAAATGGTTTTGATGCTGAGGAGCACTTCTTGTGTTTCAAGCAAGTGGAAAATCGGTCAAGGGAGTTGGTGATGAATAG GCGCTGGGTTCAAGCTGTATTCCGTGTTGGTAGTGGAATATCTGGAGGGAAAACCGAAAGCAAGGTGAAATTCCTTGGTAAGGATAATGATAAGCCTGAAATACCAAAAATTATCCTTGAAGACTCCGCAAATGAGACAGAAGTTGACATATCTGAGGGGATGGCTCTTGAAATGTTTGGTATTTCATCTCCTAAGGAGGAG ATTCTTGATGTCATCTCCAAAGACTATTCTTTCAAGATAAAGGTCCTCTCAAAAGAGTATCAGCATACCTGCAAATCAACTGGCTTAATGTTATGGGAATCAGCTCGGCTTATGGCTTCTGTGCTTGCTGCTAACCAGACCATTGTTTCAGGGAGAAGTGTTCTAGAGCTGGGTTGTGGATGTGCGGGCATTTGCTCCATGGTTGCTGCTAGATCTGCTAACCTTGTGGTCGCCACTGATGGAGACACAAAAACACTTGATCTGTTAAACCAGAATCTCGCTTTGAATCTCCATGTACCAACTCTTGCTAGTCTAATAACAAAAAAACTTGAGTGGGGAAACAGAGATGATGTAGAATCCATCAAGACACTAAATGACAGAGGTTTCGATGTCATAATAGGCACAGATGTCACTTATATTGCTGAAGCAATCGCTCCTTTGTTTGCAACTGCAAAAGAGCTGATCCGACCCAGTAGAGGCGATGAGGAGGATAGTACACCAGCTCTAATCCTTTGTCACGTCTTCCGCAGAGTTGATGAACCATCTATACTTTCAGCAGCGTCTGAATTTGGTTTCAAGTTGGTGGATAGGTGGCCTAATGCACTAACCTCAACTAGTACATCTCAGAACATAATCCAAAGCTGGTTCTCCGATGGCAGCCTTGAAACTTGTATTCCTACCACTGCACTCAATATTCAGTATTTCCACAAGTTGTAG